Proteins found in one Flavobacteriales bacterium genomic segment:
- a CDS encoding T9SS type A sorting domain-containing protein: MKSKLVGFIVALFVFAFHLSEAQTCSHRGHAHSLRSNMESLRSDTIDVLDYDIFLDVTDFSGATIGGSTTVKFHPLMNNIQQLSLDLLHMNIDSVKMGTQVLAYTYTDTLLQVILPGTYSTADTLQVSVFYHGTPQMDPSGWGGWYWNSGYAFNLGVGFEAIPHNYGRVWHACFDNFIERATYTITVKTNNGKRAYCNGYLVNETVNGSDIIRQWRMDTPILSYLACVNVAAYTHVQQSYVSPITSNTTPIWLTALPVDTTNMKNSFVHLPDALEAFETGYGPYIWNKVGYSLVPFSSGAMEHATNIAYPLLTANGSTFYETLMAHELSHHWWGDLVTCISAEHMWINEGMARYSECLFLEHLYGSARYNKEIRDNHKNVLWKAHIDDGGYFALSAIPLNVTYGTTTYDKGADVVHTMRSYIGDTLFFAGLHQIIANNQFQNLSSEDFRDQMNLIPGVDLNDFFDGWILNPGFPHFSIDSIHYVQNGPNWDAQLFIGQKLRGAPAYYNNVPINVFFRDASWNVFVVRVMAGGAQSVVTVQVPFQPVYASLNEDEKISDAVTGENLVIKTNGLKGVDHANFQFNVYGVNDSAFVRVEHHWVGPDDFMQADFYHVLSPDRYWRLTGIDWQNIYATAKLNYNGTTTGAGYLDDGLMVDHGSVLFHEDSLILFYRSKPGEQWTEYPHYTRQTQASKFDKVGTIVIDSVKMGEYTFGMRVGTVGISEIVKDNLEIYPNPVSETVIINVESIAGNKGSIQIMDASGKMVLEQVCDQKKISCSVQGWPSGTYVVVLLDKSGKKIKTGKLVVR; encoded by the coding sequence ATGAAAAGTAAATTAGTTGGTTTTATAGTTGCGTTGTTTGTTTTTGCATTTCATTTGAGTGAAGCACAAACCTGTTCGCATCGCGGTCATGCCCATTCGTTAAGATCCAATATGGAGTCTTTACGCAGCGATACCATTGATGTGCTGGATTATGATATTTTTCTGGATGTCACCGATTTTTCCGGTGCCACCATTGGAGGAAGCACTACAGTTAAATTTCATCCTCTGATGAATAATATTCAGCAACTTTCACTTGACCTGTTGCATATGAATATTGATTCGGTTAAAATGGGCACCCAAGTTTTAGCATATACCTATACAGATACGCTACTCCAGGTAATTCTTCCCGGCACCTATTCAACTGCTGATACCTTACAGGTTTCTGTGTTTTATCATGGAACTCCTCAAATGGATCCTTCCGGTTGGGGAGGCTGGTATTGGAATTCGGGATATGCATTTAATCTTGGAGTAGGATTTGAAGCCATTCCTCATAATTACGGACGGGTATGGCATGCCTGCTTCGATAATTTTATAGAACGTGCTACTTACACCATTACGGTGAAAACGAACAATGGAAAGCGTGCTTATTGCAACGGTTATCTTGTGAACGAAACAGTGAATGGTTCAGATATTATTCGTCAATGGAGAATGGATACACCGATACTTTCTTATTTGGCTTGTGTAAATGTTGCAGCATATACACATGTTCAACAAAGTTATGTGAGTCCGATTACCTCCAACACCACTCCAATCTGGTTAACAGCTTTACCGGTTGATACCACCAATATGAAAAATTCATTTGTGCATTTGCCCGATGCGCTGGAAGCTTTTGAAACAGGTTATGGTCCTTACATCTGGAATAAAGTTGGCTATTCATTGGTTCCGTTTTCATCCGGTGCTATGGAACACGCTACAAACATTGCATATCCATTACTTACTGCCAATGGTTCTACCTTTTATGAAACATTAATGGCGCATGAACTTTCTCATCACTGGTGGGGCGATTTGGTGACTTGCATTTCGGCAGAACATATGTGGATTAATGAAGGGATGGCTCGTTATTCGGAATGTTTATTTTTAGAACATCTGTATGGTAGCGCCCGTTACAATAAAGAAATCCGCGATAATCATAAAAATGTATTGTGGAAAGCGCATATTGATGATGGCGGGTATTTTGCATTATCGGCCATTCCATTGAATGTTACTTACGGAACAACTACCTACGATAAAGGAGCAGATGTAGTGCACACGATGCGCTCTTACATTGGTGATACCTTATTCTTCGCGGGTTTGCATCAAATTATTGCCAATAATCAATTTCAAAATTTATCCAGTGAAGATTTTCGCGATCAGATGAATTTAATTCCCGGGGTTGATCTTAACGATTTTTTTGATGGCTGGATTTTAAATCCCGGATTTCCACACTTCAGTATCGATTCCATTCATTATGTACAAAATGGTCCCAATTGGGATGCACAATTATTCATCGGACAAAAACTTCGCGGTGCTCCGGCTTATTATAATAATGTTCCTATCAATGTGTTTTTCAGAGATGCATCTTGGAATGTTTTTGTTGTTAGAGTGATGGCGGGCGGAGCACAATCGGTTGTTACCGTTCAGGTTCCATTCCAACCGGTTTATGCATCTTTAAATGAAGATGAAAAAATAAGTGATGCTGTTACCGGAGAAAATTTGGTTATTAAAACGAATGGATTGAAAGGTGTTGATCATGCCAATTTTCAATTTAATGTTTATGGTGTTAATGATTCGGCATTTGTGCGTGTAGAACATCACTGGGTGGGTCCGGATGATTTTATGCAAGCGGATTTTTATCATGTGCTTTCTCCGGATCGTTATTGGAGATTGACGGGAATTGACTGGCAAAATATTTACGCAACGGCGAAATTAAATTATAATGGAACCACTACCGGAGCTGGATATTTAGATGATGGATTAATGGTGGATCACGGCTCGGTGTTGTTTCATGAAGATAGCTTGATTTTATTTTACAGATCTAAGCCGGGAGAACAGTGGACAGAATATCCGCATTATACCCGACAAACCCAGGCCAGTAAATTTGATAAAGTGGGCACAATTGTGATTGATAGTGTAAAAATGGGTGAATACACATTCGGAATGCGTGTGGGAACGGTAGGTATAAGTGAAATTGTAAAAGACAATCTTGAAATTTATCCTAATCCTGTATCTGAAACTGTAATAATTAATGTTGAATCAATTGCAGGTAATAAAGGATCGATACAGATTATGGATGCTTCCGGAAAGAT